The following is a genomic window from Scylla paramamosain isolate STU-SP2022 unplaced genomic scaffold, ASM3559412v1 Contig19, whole genome shotgun sequence.
TGTCTCCActgatagaaatatatatataagaattgaGTAAAATGGAAGTGTGTGGCTAGCTGTGGTGTGTCTAAGCTCCTGGGGTGCAGCAGGTTGGTCCACAaggctgtccctttccaccaggggccaacagggttggtgtgtgtgtgtgtgtgtgtgtgtgtgtgtgtgtgtgtgtgtgtgtgatgctttgcTTGAGCTTgccaggtatatagatagatagacatatagatagactaCCGCTACTGCTATTCTCCACCAGGAACCAACATGGCTGCAAGTATAAATGatgtcattcacctacggtcgtctgctggtcacccagccagccattaccctatggaaagagctcagagcttatagtgaccgatctttgggtaggactgagaccactcacacaccacacaccaggacagcgaggtaacaacccctcgggttacatcccgtacctacttgctgcaaggtgaacaggggctacacattaagaggctcacccatttggCTTGCTGCACCTTGGAtttgaacccgggccttcttgagTGTGAGCTGAGCATGCTAATcactacactacgtggtgtgtgtgtgtgtgtgtgtgtgtgtgtgtgtgtgtgtgtgtgtgtgtgtgtgtgtgtgtgtgtgtgtgtgtgtgtgctactttGTTTAAGCTAGCCaggtacatagataaatagatagatagactaccattactactgctattccttcccaccaggggctgacaggattgagagtgtgaatgtgtgtgtgtgtgtgtgtgtgtgtgtgtgtgtgtgtgtgtgtgtgtgtgtgtgtgtgtgtgtgtgtgtgtgtgtgtgtgtgtatagtctgtagtgccttgtctgggctgtTCTGTGTGatattgctggcctggtatattaAAGAGAAGCAAGATAGATTCATGGACAAGGCAGATGAAATGGTGCTAGTGGTACTGATGTATACAAGTGATGGTTACAAAGTTTATGAGGCACATCAGAAGCTCAAAATTGTTGTAAGGAACTGGCAACATTATGTTGACAAACTGTGGATGGAGGCAAGACTGGGAAAGGATGTAATGTTGTGTAGTGAAGTATTGGAGTACCTGTCTGCACTGGAATATGATGGAATGTGAGGCAAACAGTGATGGATAGatgcacagatagatagattactagagagagaaaaaaatagagagagggaaatctaggaaagatatatagatagattactagagagagaaagagagagagatgataaagatagatagataactagagagagagagagagagagagagagagagagagagagagagagagagagagagagagagagagatctaataaTGCTGTTCAAATAAGTAGATAATATAAAACACTTCAGAGGAACAGCGATCATGAAAAAGCAATAATGAATGATAACAAGCAAACCAGAAACAATTGATGCATGAATATTGTTCAAATATCAAGCTTCTCATGAGTATGCTGTGCAGTTTGGAGTGGAGCTTCAATAGGCAGACAATACACaggagaatagaaaaatacattaTGAGAGGACAGTGtgaactcaaaacacacacgcctacacacacacacacacacacacacacacacacacacacacacacacacacacacacacacacacacacacacacacacacacacacacaccacaactttagggcatcaccaccactaccactaccacagaaCAAAGCTAGTATATCAGtcagtggtatttttttttattcttgttatttatttatttatttatttatttactcatttatttattattatttttgtatccagTGCATCCACCTTCACTTCAGAAAACAAGGACACTGCTTATGTGGCTTgtttatcttatatatttttggcaAGACATAAATTTGCAGTAAAACCTACAGATACAtgaaagtctgtctgtctgtctatacatatgtatgtataaatagaGTTATGTTTaccacagtgagagagagagagagagagagagagagagagagagagagagagagagagatgtgcatGTATATCTGTAACAATAGCAAGTGTGATGATCTCCCAGTATGGTTTAATGAGGTTCATAATCTTAAATGCTTCACTGCCCCATGGTGACAACTTTTCACagaccacaaagatgattatcCAGGTTCTCAGGGGTGTTTTTCCAATACAGACAGAATCATTATCAAATTATCACAGGAATCATTGTGACACCCTTGACAACTCTGTTAACTTTCCTAGCAGTTTGTTAACTAACTTTTTACTGCTGTTGTCATCATTTCtattaatattgataaaaacaCAAGAGCACAAGGGTTGgtacaggaagccatcaggcttacattTGGTGGTCCTTGTACAAAACGTGCTTACTTACTTTCACctattatcctcatccataaatttgcctGGTCCACTtctaaagctccttaatgactcagccctaacaacatcaaaagatatgaaaataatggagccatcaggcctacacatggcagtcctttGTATAAataatacctacctattttcacctgtcatccctatccatagatttactcagcactaacagtctgattactgagtctgttctagTCATCCAACACTCtctttgagaaccagttcctttttatctttttttaaatctaattgcaatgcttgaacccattatttcttgtcctatcctgattactattATAAGTAACAGTGGAGAAACATTTGAATTTAAAAAATAGTCAGGATGAAGAACTGAAGCATTTAAGTGAagcctctgtgtgtctgtaataaTGTGTCCTTATCTCTTGTTTAGATTTTGTAATACCATGTCCTATATTTGGTCCTTAATGTTACTATTATCACTGGTCTAGGTTTTATAATTCCATGCCTTATATTTCATCCTTATCTTTGGTCTACATTTTGCAACACCAtgtcttttctttaactttgtaaCTCCacatcctcatcttttcctgaCGTGTACCACCGTGTCATATCACAGGTGATGTTCGTGGCCTCCCCAGCTTCAGAATCGGTCCTTGGGCAGCGTGGACATCTCAGACTCGTGAAGGAACTGCATCTCCTGCAGCTCCATCAGCTTGCCGTGATCCTTGATGTGGGCATAGTTGGCAGCAAGACACATCAGATAGTGCACCTGTGGGaggtaaataacacacacacacacacacacacacacacacagagtgagagagtgagtacgTATTATTGGGAACactaacctggtataagaaatgcattaaatgctcaagtaaaaaaaataatgaaaataataaataaataaataagtaaaacacacacacaaacacacacacacatacacagttttgcattttcatcattCAGTCTTGTACCAAGTTAGTTTTTCATTGGAGCATGtagagaatatgagagagagagagagagagagagagagagagagagagagagagagagagtactactgGGAACACCCTAATCTGGtataataaatgcatgaataaacaaaaaaaaaaaaaaagactgactgaTGAACCTAACACCAGTATGAGAAAGTGTTAACCTTCaggtaaaagaaattaaataaataaataaaataacacacacaagagagagagagagagagagagagagagagagagaccaacaaaaGACCATCACCACTTACCAgggaaagaatgacaagaaggGCAGAGGCAGTGGCCAAGAGACACAATATTTCTCCATTGTTGACAAAATCCTTACAGAACAGCTTCCTCTTGCCTCCCGAACACAcccgcttctcctcctcaatgGTGGTGCAGGGGAACAGAAACCCTGCAGTGGGAGAACAATTATAATGTCTGTTTATAATCATTAAGTGGACTGAGTTATGTTAGTTAATATTTGATGTTTGCATCTGAGaattttttaacttcttttctccttctttctgtcatcTCTGTTCATATACCAAAATCATGTTCTCTATTTATTCCCTGTGTGTCTTTCCATAATATATCCTTCAAAGGGGAAGACAAACCTGAAGGAGTCTTTTATTAATTCatgtcctttctctccttttctctctctctctctctctctctctctctctctctctctctctctctctctctctctctctctctctctctctctctctctctctctctctctctctctctctctctctctctctctctctctctctcttcaaagcaTCTTCCTTaagcttcacttcctcctcctcctcctcctcctcctcctcctcctcctcctcctcctcctcctcctcctcctcctcctcctcctccttcttcctcctcctccttctcctctttctccttattccttatCGTCTggtctattatctctctctctctctctctctctctctctctctctctctctctctctctctctctctctctctctctctctctctctctctctctctctctctctctctctctctctctctctctctctctctctctctcagtatgatgaaaatattttgaaaaacacaccaaagaATAGAGGGGTATGTTTCAAAGTTTGAATacagtataataataattggatGATTAATAAGTAAGGAGAAAGGACAAgggtaacaaaagaaaaacagtgcaAAAATTAATCGCTGCACaaatcgctgcacaagactttcttctttctctcacccctattctgtccacctctctaacacaggagttaaccagtattctcaatcatcaatccatcattctttgcctgaggagggaattgatGCTGTGTTGACCCTTGACAGTGACGTCCCTCATGAGGAGAATATGAATTCTACAGAACTTGCCCATAGAAAGaccaaaactgttactgctgccactaccaccactgccaccgcttCCACTGCCACTAAAAGCCCAACTGTGCAAAGAATCCTGGACCTCCTcaatgaaatggagtccaccagTCAGCTGGAGTACTCTAGCCTCCAAAAGTTCCATCTGTGTCCATTGTGTTTGGGTAAACTTATCACTGTATGAGGGGACAAGTATCAGTGTATGGTTACTATATACTCATTTGTACTTAAAAATGTCAtgtcacatcattctctctctctctctctctctctctctctctctctctctctctctctctctctctctctctctctctctctctctctctctctctctctctctctctctctctctctattaatctcttattcccttttcttcctttcttccttccctcctatctttgtttctccctcctcctcctcctcctcctccttcttcctcctcctcctcctcctcctcctcctcctcctcctcctcctcctcctcctcctcctcctcctcctcctcctcctcctcctcctcattcattctacctaacaagaaataatggattcaagattatacccaaatgttttaaatcccacaaggccaaacattttttctttaatcgtatagtaaatatatggaataaacttcctgcagaaattgtcaacaccaatactattgaatcagtTCATCCTAAATATGTGcactttctgtttttccacagaGCAATAAGAAATTAGAATTGACTGAGAAACCAGAAAAGGGACTGCACTTGAAAaagcacaagaaccaagaaattacatcattaaatgaaatgacaacaaatctaaagtaagaatttatgtagctttcattttggtttacattgtgaaaggtaacagtaacatggatatgtttttatattgaaatctttctctgattgcatacaaatggtaccaatcaacaaataataatgtaatacttaCAAGGTGGGAATTCCAATCACTGGTAGATAAAATGAACCACCATTCTAGAGTGTACATAACTAAGGAAttaatatactggttaactatcacaccagcatgaacagaataacaacaattgttgagtagagtctataggaggcagggaaggaggcatgtagtcagttttagagagcagttattatgaaatcagctgtagaatattcctaagatgcaatactactggagtctgtcagcttgaagacagtttattaaagaagggaagttcatgagatataaagcctttgattattcagtttcatttccaaagtaacatttatttattggtgtgttgcttcctgtaaatagtaaagccttgacagcactgcatctctcacaccacgctgtaactgttgagagaaccataacccttagagagaggaggagggaatccttggtttatgttcagtaaagccctgtattcttgtcatggcaatgtagaatggaggcgtcattggtttatgttcagtaaagtcctgtattcttgtcatggcaatgtagaatggaggcgtcataTTGGTCACACACTGTTCTAATGTATGTGCACTTGCCACGCTGTTCACCAGGCAGGAGGCGTTGCAGAAAGAGCGCGAGATCACTGTGTTGTGGGAGAAGACAGAGTCCCTTAGTGGTCAGCTGGTGACGgtccacaaccacagccacttTGAAGAGAATGGCCTGAGCCACGACCACCTTGCTCAAGAAAATATCACGTTGACAGAGCTGATTAAAGAACTAGAAGATAAGCTCAAACTTTCAAAGGTACCACAAGTGTCTTTGTATATTAGTTTGGTTTACTTTGTAAGATTAATCATTACTGAAAACAATACATGGAGTACGTgaggttgtgtgtttgtttatgcatGGAGACAGTTTCCTTAAAAATGGGTGGAGAGTACTATGGTGCTTTAGATGTAGAAGGATGAGTGGAAGGAATGCTTGGAGTGTGC
Proteins encoded in this region:
- the LOC135097432 gene encoding uncharacterized protein LOC135097432: MVMFVASPASESVLGQRGHLRLVKELHLLQLHQLAVILDVGIVGSKTHQIVHLWESNKKLELTEKPEKGLHLKKHKNQEITSLNEMTTNLKQEALQKEREITVLWEKTESLSGQLVTVHNHSHFEENGLSHDHLAQENITLTELIKELEDKLKLSKIEIKDVTRQNSELHALITEYKVTPSEEKDKDGTSSCENSEAKCTDTKGKLLGQVATLTSEVSRLESECSSLQVQLDCERDKYNKLLGESLAHEKLSEDVITEPKGDYITIYQLQRGVMKQQARERQLDLASLHHE